From Polyodon spathula isolate WHYD16114869_AA chromosome 26, ASM1765450v1, whole genome shotgun sequence, one genomic window encodes:
- the rxfp3.2b gene encoding relaxin family peptide receptor 3.2b: protein MQKSKVQNDTEAVPFAVPINCCGSGAEQEGNGVGLGFNRTSNQTLLDWLRYLTMDESEIHGDGSKAIRIVIATVYSVVCALGLVGNMLVLYLLYSQHKKKRSTVNFFVMCLAVTDFQFVLTLPFWAVDTAMDFRWPFGKVMCKIVSSVTTMSMYASVFFLTAMSVARYCSVASSLKMRPHPCACSTKWVSLLIWLVSLLATLPHAIYSTTALVTDEELCLVRFPDSGWDPQILLGLYQTQKVLLGFVIPLVIISLCYILLLRFVLSRRVRGAGSESSHHQRRSKVTRSVTVVVLSFFLCWLPNQALTLWGVFIKFDLVPFSKAFYNAQAYVFPLTVCLAHTNSCLNPVLYCLIRREFRALLGELLRKVTPSFRRISPVRSHFTRKNKVAESPLVIIQMDRVASVPLCGR from the coding sequence ATGCAGAAAAGCAAAGTTCAGAACGACACGGAAGCAGTCCCGTTTGCTGTGCCTATCAATTGCTGCGGCAGCGGAGCGGAGCAGGAGGGGAACGGGGTGGGTTTGGGCTTCAACAGGACCAGCAACCAGACCTTGCTGGACTGGCTGAGGTACCTCACCATGGACGAGTCGGAGATCCACGGCGATGGCTCCAAAGCCATCCGCATCGTCATCGCCACGGTGTACTCCGTGGTGTGCGCGCTAGGGTTGGTGGGGAACATGCTGGTGCTCTATCTGCTTTACTCCCAGCACAAGAAGAAGCGCTCCACCGTCAACTTCTTCGTCATGTGCCTGGCCGTCACCGACTTCCAATTCGTCCTGACGCTGCCCTTCTGGGCGGTGGACACGGCCATGGACTTCCGCTGGCCGTTCGGGAAGGTGATGTGCAAAATCGTCAGCTCCGTCACCACCATGAGCATGTACGCCAGCGTGTTCTTCCTCACCGCCATGAGCGTGGCGCGCTACTGCTCCGTCGCGTCCTCGCTGAAGATGCGCCCACACCCCTGCGCCTGCTCCACCAAGTGGGTCAGCCTGCTCATCTGGCTGGTCTCCCTGCTCGCCACCCTCCCGCACGCCATCTACTCCACCACGGCTCTGGTGACGGACGAGGAGCTGTGTCTGGTGCGCTTCCCGGACTCCGGCTGGGACCCACAGATCTTGCTGGGGCTCTACCAGACGCAGAAAGTGCTGCTGGGCTTCGTCATCCCCTTGGTGATCATCTCTCTCTGCTACATCCTGCTGCTCCGCTTCGTGCTCAGCAGGAGGGTGCGGGGGGCGGGCAGCGAGAGCAGCCACCACCAGCGGCGCTCCAAGGTCACCAGGTCCGTCACTGTCGTGGTCCTCTCCTTCTTCCTCTGCTGGCTCCCCAACCAGGCTCTGACGCTGTGGGGGGTGTTCATCAAGTTCGACCTGGTCCCCTTCAGCAAGGCTTTCTATAACGCGCAGGCGTACGTCTTCCCGCTGACCGTCTGCCTGGCTCACACCAACAGTTGCCTCAACCCCGTCCTGTACTGCCTGATTCGCCGCGAGTTCAGGGCCCTGCTCGGGGAGCTGCTGCGCAAAGTAACGCCCTCTTTCCGGAGGATCAGCCCGGTCCGCTCCCACTTCACACGCAAGAACAAAGTCGCCGAATCGCCGCTGGTGATCATACAGATGGACAGGGTGGCCTCGGTGCCGCTGTGCGGCAGGTAG